From Tripterygium wilfordii isolate XIE 37 chromosome 13, ASM1340144v1, whole genome shotgun sequence, the proteins below share one genomic window:
- the LOC120012191 gene encoding G2/mitotic-specific cyclin S13-7-like encodes MATRQVVPQQARGEGVVGVGRQKKNAAAGDGRNRRALGDIGNLVTVRGNDIKPQAQITRPITRSFCAQLLANAQAAAAAENNKKQVCVNIDKPAPAALVDGVVAVKKAAAGKAVPKKVAAVKTKPKEIIDISSDTEEAKANDKREKQQLQKKKEGGEEDKPKKKAAPTLSSVLTARSKAACGLANKPKEQIVDIDAKDANNHLAAVEYVEDIYKFYKLVENESRPHNYMDSQPDINEKMRSILVDWLMDVHHKFELQPETLYLAINIIDRFLSVKIVPRRELQLVGISAMLIASKYEEIWAPEVNDLVCIADRAYSHQQILVMEKTILGKLEWNLTVPTHYVFLARFIKAAIPDQEVSLQMENMVYFLGELGIMHYDTIIMFCPSMLAASAVYVARCALNKTPSWTETLKLHTGFSESQLMGCAKLLALFHSKAAESKLQVVYRKYSNPQRGAVAILPPAKSLLLGSAGSQL; translated from the exons ATGGCTACGAGACAGGTTGTTCCACAACAAGCGAGAG GTGAGGGAGTAGTAGGGGTAGGTAGACAGAAGAAGAATGCAGCGGCCGGTGATGGAAGAAACCGCCGCGCACTTGGTGATATCGGTAATCTTGTAACTGTTCGAGGAAATGACATTAAGCCTCAAGCCCAGATTACTCGTCCCATAACAAG GAGTTTCTGTGCACAACTACTAGCTAATGCTCAAGCCGCAGCAGCCGCGGAAAACAACAAG AAACAAGTTTGTGTGAATATCGATAAGCCGGCACCTGCTGCTCTTGTGGATGGAGTTGTTGCAGTAAAGAAGGCTGCGGCAGGAAAAGCAGTGCCAAAGAAAGTAGCAGCAGTGAAgacaaaaccaaaagaaatcATTGATATAAGCTCTGATACAGAAGAAGCTAAGGCAAATGATAAGCGTGAGAAGCAGCAATTGcagaagaaaaaagagggaggagaagaagacaagCCCAAGAAGAAAGCAGCACCCACTCTTTCTTCAGTCCTTACTGCCCGGAGCAAG GCTGCTTGTGGTCTGGCTAACAAACCAAAGGAGCAGATTGTTGATATCGatgcaaaagatgccaataatcACTTGGCTGCTGTTGAATATGTTGAGGACATTTACAAGTTCTATAAGCTAGTTGAG AATGAAAGCAGGCCTCACAACTATATGGACTCACAGCCTGACATCAATGAGAAGATGAGGTCAATTCTGGTGGATTGGTTAATGGATGTCCATCACAAGTTTGAACTTCAACCTGAAACTCTGTATCTTGCCATCAACATAATCGACCGGTTCCTTTCCGTAAAGATTGTGCCAAGAAGGGAACTGCAGTTGGTTGGCATCAGTGCCATGCTTATTGCCTCCAAGTATGAAGAAATCTGGGCACCTGAG GTCAATGACTTGGTATGCATTGCAGACAGAGCTTACAGCCATCAACAAATATTGGTCATGGAGAAAACTATATTAGGCAAGCTTGAATGGAACTTGACAGTGCCAACACATTATGTATTTCTAGCTCGTTTCATTAAAGCGGCTATCCCTGATCAAGAAGTTAGTCTACAGATGGAGAACATGGTGTATTTTCTTGGTGAGTTGGGTATTATGCATTATGACACTATAATAATGTTCTGCCCATCAATGCTTGCTGCCTCTGCAGTTTATGTGGCTCGCTGCGCTCTGAATAAGACCCCATCTTGGACTGAGACCCTGAAGCTTCATACAGGGTTCTCAGAATCACAGCTTATGGGCTGCGCCAAACTGTTGGCACTTTTCCACTCAAAAGCTGCTGAAAGTAAGCTTCAAGTTGTTTATAGGAAGTACTCAAACCCTCAGCGAGGAGCTGTTGCCATACTCCCCCCAGCCAAATCTCTACTACTGGGTTCTGCTGGCAGTCAACTATAG